The Lycium barbarum isolate Lr01 chromosome 9, ASM1917538v2, whole genome shotgun sequence genome has a segment encoding these proteins:
- the LOC132610888 gene encoding uncharacterized protein LOC132610888 has protein sequence MDAQSIVNSNSCSPSNLKIIVQKNPSESQLSELGIKSWPKWGCSPGKYQLKFDAEETCYLLRGKVKVYPKNTTETSSVEFGAGDLVIIPKGLSCTWDVFVAIDKHYKFESSSSS, from the exons ATGGATGCTCAATCCATCGTCAACTCAAACTCTTGTTCACCATCAAATCTAAAAATCATTGTCCAGAAAAACCCTTCAGAATCCCAGCTCTCTGAATTAGGCATAAAATCTTGGCCTAA ATGGGGTTGTTCACCAGGGAAATATCAATTGAAATTTGATGCAGAAGAAACATGTTATTTGCTTAGAGGCAAAGTGAAAGTGTATCCAAAGAACACAACAGAAACATCATCAGTGGAGTTTGGAGCAGGGGATCTTGTCATTATTCCCAAAGGACTCAGTTGTACCTGGGATGTGTTTGTTGCTATTGATAAACACTACAAGTTTgaatcctcttcttcttcctaa
- the LOC132610358 gene encoding alcohol dehydrogenase class-3: protein MATQGQVITCKAAVAWEPNKPLVIEDVQVAPPQAGEVRVKVLYTALCHTDAYTWSGKDPEGLFPCVLGHEAAGIVESVGEGVTEVQPGDHVIPCYQAECKECKFCKSGKTNLCGKVRAATGAGVMMTDRKSRFSINGKPIYHFMGTSTFSQYTVVHDVSVAKIDPVAPLEKVCLLGCGVPTGLGAVWNTAKVEPGSTVAVFGLGTVGLAVAEGAKTAGASRIIGIDIDSKKFDRAKNFGVTEFINPKEHEKPIQQVIVDLTDGGVDYSFECIGNVSVMRAALECCHKGWGTSVIVGVAASGQEISTRPFQLVTGRVWKGTAFGGFKSRSQVPTLVDKYLKKEIKVDEYITHNMTFADINKAFDLMHDGDCLRVVLDMFA, encoded by the exons ATGGCTACACAAGGTCAAGTCATCACCTGCAAAG CTGCGGTGGCCTGGGAACCCAACAAGCCATTGGTGATAGAGGATGTACAGGTGGCACCACCACAGGCCGGTGAAGTTCGTGTTAAAGTTCTTTATACTGCTCTCTGCCATACTGATGCTTATACATGGAGTGGCAAG GATCCTGAGGGTCTCTTCCCATGTGTTCTTGGTCATGAGGCTGCAGG GATAGTAGAAAGTGTTGGTGAAGGAGTGACCGAGGTTCAGCCGGGAGACCATGTTATACCTTGTTACCAGGCAGAATGCAAAGAATGCAAGTTCTGCAAATCAGGAAAGACCAACCTTTGTGGTAAAGTAAGGGCTGCTACTGGAGCGGGAGTTATGATGACCGACCGCAAGAGTCGATTCTCAATCAATGGAAAACCGATCTATCATTTCATGGGAACTTCAACCTTCAGTCAGTATACCGTTGTTCATGATGTTAGTGTTGCAAAGATTGACCCAGTAGCTCCTCTGGAGAAAGTCTGCCTTCTTGGATGTGGTGTTCCAACCG GCCTTGGAGCTGTTTGGAACACTGCCAAAGTTGAACCAGGTTCCACTGTTGCTGTCTTTGGCCTGGGAACAGTTGGTCTTGCT GTGGCGGAGGGTGCAAAAACTGCTGGTGCTTCGCGGATTATTGGGATTGATATTGACAGCAAAAAGTTTGATAGAG CCAAAAATTTTGGTGTGACCGAATTCATCAATCCTAAGGAGCATGAGAAACCAATACAGCAAGTCATTGTGGATCTTACAGACGGGGGTGTTGATTACAGTTTTGAGTGCATTGGAAACGTATCTGTTATGAGGGCTGCTTTAGAGTGCTGTCACAAG GGTTGGGGAACCTCAGTGATTGTAGGTGTTGCTGCGTCTGGTCAGGAGATATCCACTCGTCCATTTCAGCTGGTGACTGGTCGTGTTTGGAAGGGAACCGCTTTTGGTGGTTTCAAAAGCCGATCACAAGTTCCTACGCTCGTGGACAAGTATTTGAAGAAG GAAATCAAGGTGGATGAGTACATCACTCATAATATGACGTTTGCGGACATAAACAAAGCTTTTGACTTGATGCATGATGGGGATTGCCTCCGGGTTGTCCTGGATATGTTTGCATGA